A genomic stretch from Glaciecola nitratireducens FR1064 includes:
- a CDS encoding YcgN family cysteine cluster protein yields MRKTPYTKALMDSEFWLTTQLEEMDKAQWEAICDGCAKCCLHKFMDDEEAGDIAEKEAMPTAFGSDGEEVFFTNIVCHLLHTKNCECTQYERRSELVPHCVTLTKENLKDIFYMPKSCSYRRMHEGRGLASWHPLLNKGKKAKMHELGVSIRGRTVNENDVDMQSFEDHIVTWPLADLD; encoded by the coding sequence ATGAGAAAAACACCTTATACGAAAGCGCTTATGGACTCTGAGTTTTGGTTAACAACACAGCTTGAAGAGATGGACAAAGCCCAATGGGAAGCCATATGCGACGGTTGTGCGAAGTGTTGCCTGCACAAGTTTATGGATGACGAAGAGGCCGGCGATATTGCTGAAAAAGAAGCGATGCCTACCGCATTCGGCAGCGATGGTGAGGAAGTGTTTTTTACAAACATTGTTTGTCATCTATTGCACACAAAAAATTGCGAGTGCACCCAATACGAGCGAAGAAGCGAGTTAGTGCCGCATTGCGTTACGCTAACTAAAGAAAATTTAAAAGACATATTTTATATGCCTAAATCTTGTAGCTACCGCAGAATGCATGAGGGAAGGGGGTTAGCATCTTGGCATCCTTTGTTAAATAAAGGAAAGAAAGCCAAGATGCATGAACTAGGCGTGTCGATACGCGGACGTACTGTCAATGAAAATGATGTCGATATGCAGTCTTTTGAAGACCATATCGTGACGTGGCCATTGGCAGATCTTGATTAG